Proteins from a genomic interval of Streptomyces fodineus:
- a CDS encoding dihydrolipoamide acetyltransferase family protein produces MTTMTEASVREFKMPDVGEGLTEAEILNWYVQPGDTVTDGQVVCEVETAKAAVELPIPYDGVVRALHFPEGTTVDVGTSIIAVEVAGAAPAAAPVEQPKEPVVAAEEPKAQGRQPVLVGYGVATSSTKRRPRKGPEVSVPAAARAIQSELNGHTPVAEKPRPLAKPPVRKLAKDLGVDLATVTPSGPDGIITREDVHAAVAPPKAAEPPVAPAVAAPATPAAVASYDTARETRIPVKGVRKATATAMVGSAFTAPHVTEFVTVDVTRTMKLVEELKQDKEMQGLRVNPLLLIAKALLVAIKRNPEINASWDEAAQEIVLKHYVNLGIAAATPRGLIVPNIKDAHDKTLPQLASALGELVSTAREGKTSPAAMQGGTVTITNVGVFGVDTGTPILNPGESAILAIGAIKLQPWVHKGKVKPRQVTTLALSFDHRLVDGELGSKVLADVAAILEQPKRLITWA; encoded by the coding sequence GTGACGACGATGACGGAAGCGTCCGTACGCGAGTTCAAGATGCCGGACGTCGGCGAGGGACTCACCGAGGCCGAGATCCTCAATTGGTACGTCCAGCCGGGTGACACGGTCACCGACGGTCAGGTGGTGTGCGAGGTCGAGACCGCCAAGGCGGCCGTGGAACTGCCCATCCCGTACGACGGTGTGGTCCGCGCGCTGCACTTCCCCGAGGGCACCACGGTCGACGTGGGCACCTCCATCATCGCGGTGGAGGTGGCCGGCGCGGCCCCGGCCGCGGCACCGGTGGAGCAGCCCAAGGAGCCCGTTGTCGCCGCGGAGGAGCCGAAGGCGCAGGGCCGCCAGCCGGTCCTCGTCGGCTACGGCGTGGCGACCTCATCGACCAAGCGCCGCCCCCGCAAGGGCCCGGAGGTGAGTGTCCCGGCAGCGGCCCGGGCGATCCAGTCGGAGCTGAACGGCCACACTCCTGTCGCCGAGAAGCCCCGCCCGCTGGCGAAGCCGCCGGTGCGCAAGCTGGCCAAGGACCTCGGAGTCGACCTGGCCACGGTCACCCCGTCCGGCCCGGACGGCATCATCACGCGCGAGGACGTCCACGCGGCGGTGGCCCCGCCCAAGGCCGCCGAGCCGCCGGTCGCACCGGCCGTCGCCGCACCCGCGACCCCGGCAGCCGTGGCGTCGTACGACACTGCACGTGAGACCCGCATCCCGGTCAAGGGCGTCCGCAAGGCGACGGCGACGGCGATGGTCGGTTCGGCGTTCACGGCGCCGCATGTCACGGAGTTCGTGACGGTGGACGTGACCCGCACGATGAAGCTGGTCGAGGAGCTGAAGCAGGACAAGGAGATGCAGGGCCTGCGGGTCAACCCGCTGCTGCTGATCGCCAAGGCCCTGCTGGTCGCCATCAAGCGGAACCCGGAGATCAACGCGTCCTGGGACGAGGCGGCCCAGGAGATCGTCCTCAAGCACTACGTCAACCTGGGCATCGCGGCGGCCACCCCGCGCGGTCTGATCGTGCCGAACATCAAGGACGCGCACGACAAGACCCTCCCGCAGCTGGCGTCCGCGCTCGGCGAGCTGGTCTCCACGGCCCGCGAGGGCAAGACGTCCCCGGCGGCCATGCAGGGCGGCACGGTGACGATCACCAACGTGGGTGTCTTCGGAGTCGACACGGGCACGCCGATCCTCAACCCGGGGGAGTCGGCGATCCTCGCGATCGGCGCGATCAAGCTCCAGCCGTGGGTCCACAAGGGCAAGGTCAAGCCGCGTCAGGTCACCACGCTGGCACTGAGCTTCGACCACCGCCTGGTCGACGGCGAGCTGGGCTCGAAGGTACTGGCGGATGTGGCGGCGATCCTGGAGCAGCCGAAGAGGCTGATCACCTGGGCGTGA